AAGCCAACGCTACGATACGAATTTTGCCGCTATGTCTACCAAGCCATCAAAAGATGATGTTTGAATGAAGTACGAGTAAGCGCCTAAGCTGGCAGCTTGAATCAAATGCTTTGGATCGTCATAGGTACTCATGACCACAACTGGTAAATTCTTCAGTTCGGGATGCTGCTTGACCCATGCAAGTAACTCAAAACCTGACATATAGGGCATATTTATATTTGTCAATATGATTACTGGTAGTGGGTAATTCTCTCTGTTAAGATAAGGTTCTTTACCCGACAAGTAATCCACAGCTTCTTGTCCATTCTTGATAACTTGAAAAGAAACTGGCAAATTAGCAGCATGAAATAAAGACTGAATCAGAAACCCTACATCAGGGTTATCTTCGACTAACAAAATGGTTTTACTTTTCTCCCCCATTAGTACTATATTTAATTGCAATTGACTAAAAAATTTGCTATTTCTATGACTAACTCTCTATTGTCAAAAGGCTTAGTCAGATAATTTTGAAATCCTGACTTGAAAGCAAGTTGGCGTGCTTCATCTGTATCTACAGCTGTTAGCGCTATTGCAGGTATTGCTTTTTTTTGTGTATTTTCCAGCGTTCTGATTTTACCAATTAATGAATAACCGTCTTCTTGCGGCATAACGATATCGATAATTAAAAAGTCTAGTTCAAAATCTCTGATGACCTCAAGGGCTTCGCTTGCAGATGTTGCCGTCATGACTTTAGCGCCGTAATCTTCAAGAATAACAGTAATTAAAATAAGGGT
This portion of the Brasilonema sennae CENA114 genome encodes:
- a CDS encoding response regulator, whose amino-acid sequence is MGEKSKTILLVEDNPDVGFLIQSLFHAANLPVSFQVIKNGQEAVDYLSGKEPYLNRENYPLPVIILTNINMPYMSGFELLAWVKQHPELKNLPVVVMSTYDDPKHLIQAASLGAYSYFIQTSSFDGLVDIAAKFVS
- a CDS encoding response regulator encodes the protein MKSDDSQGDLAEVSVIVLKSFDNQYPEDDINVKTLNNLRIIVVDDNIDTLILITVILEDYGAKVMTATSASEALEVIRDFELDFLIIDIVMPQEDGYSLIGKIRTLENTQKKAIPAIALTAVDTDEARQLAFKSGFQNYLTKPFDNRELVIEIANFLVNCN